In Periplaneta americana isolate PAMFEO1 chromosome 4, P.americana_PAMFEO1_priV1, whole genome shotgun sequence, one DNA window encodes the following:
- the LOC138697533 gene encoding uncharacterized protein, with amino-acid sequence MSESFNVTRPGHRRTRSLDLADSLDFIESCRQRRKEFIENRTKFLNAQSPPAVTPPPIPKPRRARLPSYGSQTDEDSASSSVFIPASSSALDEVDSSNTLSSIKYSTLPLRNKINVTNTSPPTEKPSRPVTPISELIQRFTYEMLNSEAYSSDEVNSSRNEPTQFDIHDGRSTSRKPSTSSLTWVSPPQKLSADSYLTVDKHTKNQSFLSLPPRTKPSEINNTENEVTLRRPSDFLKHKNQNLNFTDPLQQSSKSVVESSAPASNKTTSLQIPSLSIIETGALEAIKQSPRVTRKSYITTCAVPFRPPNWVTLPKQSVEETDSGHTNYPSWIPLSPASYHEAPAASSKYSTFKEPAIRPPLRRASSFQNTPVTEMEPKTSTSAGLVPSQPYRSNQQLRESVSRRGQNSTPGKAPMQSSQVALSSSKQSSALGRFNPSKEEEKERNYSSAESYSFPTHSRSSSLTYVSRRSVTPITPVKALVKKFSPDK; translated from the exons ATGAGTGAAAGT tttaatgtTACTAGACCAGGACATCGCAGAACACGTTCTCTTGATCTGGCAGATTCACTAGACTTCATTGAAAGCTGTCGTCAGCGCAGGAAGGAATTCATTGAAAACAGGACAAAGTTTCTGAATGCTCAGTCACCACCTGCTGTAACACCACCCCCAATTCCAAAACCAAGAAGAGCTAGACTTCCATCCTATGGATCTCAAACAGATGAGGACTCTGCTTCAAGCAGTGTGTTTATTCCTGCCTCATCCTCGGCTCTGGATGAAGTGGATTCTTCTAATACATTATCTTCTATAAAATATTCAACTCTTCCTTtgcgtaataaaattaatgtcacAAACACTTCACCACCAACAGAGAAACCATCTCGCCCTGTCACACCAATCAGCGAGCTTATTCAGAGGTTCACGTACGAGATGCTGAATTCAGAAGCATATAGTTCTGACGAAGTAAACTCTTCAAGAAACGAGCCTACACAATTTGACATACATGACGGCAGAAGTACTTCGCGTAAACCTTCTACATCCTCATTAACATGGGTTTCACCACCACAAAAACTCTCGGCAGACTCATATCTAACTGTAGACAAACATACTAAAAACcaatcatttttatctttgccACCCAGAACGAAGCCATCAGAAATCAATAACACAGAAAATGAAGTTACATTACGTCGTCCATCAGACTTCTTGAAGCATAAGAATCAAAACCTGAATTTCACAGATCCCTTACAACAAAGCAGCAAATCTGTGGTAGAGAGTAGTGCACCAGCTTCCAATAAAACTACATCTTTGCAAATTCCGTCTCTATCTATTATAGAGACAGGAGCTCTTGAAGCTATAAAGCAGAGCCCTCGAGTTACTAGAAAGTCTTATATTACCACATGTGCTGTGCCTTTCAGACCACCTAATTGGGTAACTTTACCAAAACAAAGCGTCGAAGAAACAGATTCAGGACATACCAATTACCCATCATGGATCCCTCTATCTCCAGCCTCATACCATGAAGCACCTGCTGCTTCTTCAAAATATTCAACTTTTAAAGAGCCTGCCATTCGACCTCCTCTAAGAAGAGCATCTTCATTCCAGAATACACCTGTAACTGAAATGGAACCGAAAACCAGTACATCTGCAGGACTCGTACCTTCACAACCATATCGAAGTAATCAGCAGCTGAGAGAGAGTGTTTCAAGACGAGGTCAGAATTCAACACCTGGAAAGGCTCCCATGCAATCCTCTCAAGTAGCATTATCAAGTAGTAAACAATCATCTGCCTTAGGAAGATTTAATCCCAGTAAAGAGGAGGAGAAAGAGCGTAACTACAGTTCTGCAGAAAGTTACAGCTTTCCTACGCATTCTCGTTCAAGTTCCTTGACGTATGTTTCTCGCAGATCAGTAACACCAATCACACCTGTGAAAGCACTTgtgaaaaaattctctccagatAAATGA
- the LOC138697534 gene encoding transmembrane protein 169 has translation MEIQEKPMFMPPKKRTSGKRFGGANNHVDHIMTVQAKEKTKIQSPSEESLSSQMVNGNGTMDVEAGITNGETVPEEEHFQETVILKIPKDCEMMNGKKSSDSSPVIENGLPAGILNSSSATALHQSEQVSTNTSLSQSDQSLDMDLIRETKSKAKKKVNICTDREDLEEEDVSSNVETTALRRGSETSDSVVDNSGVSGSIDGCLTMTGTIKRGKKAGQSVDVRLNMSREELEVLEAVIAAKRRNSTSPSSWFSCGPKKGPHITMWTALCLPFAVAVSGVYSFYMGTITWYNVFTYYTEEKPILCRILVSPFLILLYPFLILIFTIGLGLYAGVIQISWFLDSWYKEITDLEKGFYGWLCATLKHEDCSPYEVVVLTEIQSSGEGDRPVRSSSEDSTT, from the exons ATGGAGATTCAAGAGAAACCAATGTTTATGCCTCCTAAAAAGAGGACTTCTGGAAAGCGGTTTGGCGGTGCAAATAATCACGTTGATCATATCATGACAGTCCAG GCTAAAGAGAAGACAAAAATTCAGAGTCCGTCAGAAGAGAGCTTGTCTTCCCAGATGGTTAACGGGAATGGAACAATGGATGTGGAAGCTGGCATTACAAATGGTGAAACTGTTCCAGAAGAAGAACATTTTCAGGAAACTGTTATTCTTAAAATACCAAAGGACTGTGAGATGATGAACGGTAAGAAGTCTTCAGATTCATCACCTGTGATTGAAAACGGACTTCCAGCCGGAATTCTGAATTCGTCATCTGCCACAGCATTGCACCAGTCTGAGCAAGTGAGCACAAACACGAGCCTCAGTCAGAGCGACCAGTCTCTCGACATGGACCTCATTCGTGAGACAAAATCTAAGGCCAAGAAGAAAGTAAACATATGCACTGACCGCGAGGATCTAGAGGAAGAGGATGTTTCGAGCAATGTCGAAACAACGGCACTGAGACGAGGCTCGGAAACCTCTGATTCTGTGGTTGATAATTCAGGTGTTAGTGGCAGTATAGACGGTTGTCTTACCATGACAGGGACTATCAAACGAGGGAAAAAAGCAGGCCAGAGTGTGGATGTCAGGCTGAACATGTCCCGAGAGGAATTGGAGGTGCTGGAAGCTGTTATTGCAGCCAAGCGCCGGAATTCTACATCGCCTAGTTCATGGTTTTCATGCGGCCCAAAGAAAGGTCCGCACATCACAATGTGGACTGCATTATGCCTCCCTTTTGCAGTGGCAGTATCTGGAGTCTACTCCTTTTACATGGGAACGATCACATGGTACAACGTCTTCACGTATTACACCGAAGAGAAGCCTATTTTGTGCAGAATCCTTGTTTCACCATTTCTTATTCTCCTCTAtccttttcttattttaatttttaccatTGGTCTTGGTCTGTATGCCGGTGTAATTCAGATTTCCTGGTTTTTAGACAGTTGGTATAAAGAAATTACTGATCTTGAGAAGGGCTTTTATGGTTGGTTGTGTGCTACGTTGAAACACGAAGATTGTTCCCCTTATGAAGTAGTGGTGTTGACGGAAATACAGAGCTCGGGGGAAGGAGACAGACCAGTAAGGTCGTCTTCCGAGGATTCCACTACGTAG